Proteins encoded in a region of the Phoenix dactylifera cultivar Barhee BC4 chromosome 3, palm_55x_up_171113_PBpolish2nd_filt_p, whole genome shotgun sequence genome:
- the LOC103709125 gene encoding gibberellic acid methyltransferase 2 — MDSTRSVCAAAKKEKIEHMFPGNRCRTWTRELHRILCMQGGDHDGSYAKNSEAPASALALCKPLLAGTIRSMELFHGEPSIRIADLGCATGHNTLSTMELIVRSLRQRYEEDCDHVPEFEAFFSDLPSNDFNSLFRSLASFADTMKRPYYAAGVPGSFYHRLFSKGKLHMVVSLSALHWLSQIPDAVLDKQSPSWNEGRAWIDGAKKEVVDAYAKQSEEDLKAFLQCRKEEIAEGGILFILMAGRPDSQQAENQLGDPDSRAKHPFTTSMDQAWEDLLNEGLIDEEARDMFNIPAYMRSIEEIKKAFDRCTGFEIQQLEFFRISEHSKEKQEEWMRDPASYGRAKANLVRATLKPIVEAHLGQILSEELFKRFEKRAAEDIAMLQKTCFYGVIVVCAIRK, encoded by the exons ATGGACTCCACGAGATCAGTCTGTGCCGCagccaagaaagaaaaaatcgaACACATGTTCCCGGGCAACCGGTGCCGAACTTGGACTAGAGAGCTCCATAGGATACTCTGTATGCAAGGAGGAGACCACGACGGTAGCTATGCGAAAAATTCTGAGGCTCCTGCATCTGCCCTCGCCTTATGTAAGCCACTGCTTGCAGGGACCATACGCTCGATGGAACTTTTCCATGGCGAACCTTCCATTAGGATTGCAGACTTGGGATGTGCCACAGGACACAACACACTGTCAACAATGGAGTTGATAGTTCGGAGCCTGAGGCAGCGCTACGAGGAAGACTGCGATCATGTGCCCGAGTTCGAGGCCTTCTTCTCTGATCTCCCATCAAATGATTTCAACTCACTCTTCCGATCGTTGGCATCCTTCGCCGATACCATGAAGAGGCCATACTATGCGGCAGGTGTGCCTGGTTCCTTCTATCACCGGTTGTTCTCCAAAGGGAAACTTCATATGGTCGTTAGCCTTAGCGCCTTGCATTGGCTTTCTCAG ATACCGGATGCCGTTTTAGATAAGCAGTCACCATCTTGGAATGAAGGTCGAGCTTGGATAGATGGAGCGAAGAAGGAAGTCGTCGACGCCTATGCAAAGCAGTCGGAagaggacttgaaggccttcttGCAGTGCCGAAAAGAAGAGATTGCGGAAGGGGGGATTCTTTTCATACTGATGGCAGGGAGGCCGGACTCGCAGCAGGCAGAGAACCAGTTAGGCGATCCAGACTCGAGAGCCAAACACCCTTTCACAACCTCCATGGATCAGGCATGGGAAGACCTGTTGAATGAG GGATTGATTGATGAAGAAGCACGAGACATGTTCAACATCCCTGCGTACATGAGGAGCATAGAAGAGATTAAGAAAGCATTTGATCGTTGTACCGGATTTGAGATCCAACAGCTAGAGTTTTTCAGAATCAGCGAGCATTCAAAGGAGAAACAAGAAGAATGGATGAGGGATCCGGCGTCCTATGGCCGAGCCAAAGCCAATCTGGTACGAGCAACACTGAAACCAATTGTTGAGGCCCACCTTGGGCAAATCCTCTCAGAGGAGCTATTTAAGCGGTTCGAAAAGAGGGCCGCAGAAGACATTGCTATGCTCCAAAAAACTTGCTTCTATGGTGTGATTGTTGTGTGCGCAATTAGGAAGTGA
- the LOC120110120 gene encoding uncharacterized protein LOC120110120 codes for MRKSKEKATVMAKKKGKAIGNGKAALILAATQVPPQPPRLPERVEECHDDDDYIPDGDMIEELDANEEINDEEMNGAVQNHEDTMNEDQMNDELGIDPRQSNGPEPTLKAPVDANGKVIVRCKRGMFLDYEVSHKAVAIMRQFFNGPWLSWREVPTHAKVGMWNKFEEIHTILPGQLHHVHEVWNKHCQRRLTTSLGKVRSQKLLKAKGDLNKARDKPPNWISRENWNKLIDIWISPKWKKKSEANKNNRNTMKNGSISKHCGGSITFVNHDERLVHIFIQLDFYNNFYIIVQSS; via the exons ATGAGAAAGAGCAAAGAGAAAGCAACAG TTATGgccaagaaaaaagggaaagcaATAGGTAATGGGAAAGCAGCTTTAATACTGGCTGCTACTCAAGTTCCTCCTCAACCTCCTAGGTTGCCTGAGCGTGTCGAGGAAtgtcatgatgatgatgattacaTTCCTGATGGGGACATGATTGAAGAGTTGGATGCAAATGAAGAAATAAATGATGAAGAAATGAATGGTGCAGTGCAAAATCATGAGGATACAATGAATGAGGATCAGATGAATGATGAACTTGGAATTGATCCAAGACAGAGCAATGGCCCAGAACCAACCCTTAAAGCCCCTGTTGATGCAAATGGAAAAGTGATTGTTAGGTGCAAAAGaggaat GTTTCTTGATTATGAGGTCAGTCACAAAGCTGTTGCTATCATGCGCCAATTTTTTAATGGTCCGTGGTTGTCATGGAGGGAGGTCCCTACACATGCTAAAGTTGGAATGTGGAACAAATTTGAG GAGATACACACAATTCTTCCAGGACAATTGCATCATGTGCATGAAGTTTGGAACAAGCATTGTCAGCGACGATTGACAACCTCATTAGGGAAGGTCAGAAGCCAAAAGCTTCTGAAAGCAAAAGGAGATTTAAACAAAGCCCGTGATAAACCCCCTAATtggatctctagagaaaattggaataagctaattgatatttggatctctccaaaatggaagaagaaatcagaagccaacaaaaataatagaaacacCATGAAGAACGGTAGCATCTCTAAACACTGTGGAGGATCAATCACATTTGTGAATCATGACGAACGATTGGTACATATCTTTATTCAATTAgatttctataataatttttatattattgttcAGTCATCTTAA
- the LOC120110290 gene encoding uncharacterized protein LOC120110290: MSVDRNWMYHRLSENGYIRAEFCDGVKGFLEFAFTQLEYCSGDKIRCPCIRCDNQKFLNRDTVNVHLLRKGFTPGYSTWFAHGELLGAVAPVSTSAVEASTSMDVGCEHGQQYRTMVMEAMGPEEELHLRSAFEVNHEEEPNKDAADFYSLLKDAEVPLWEGCKKHSKLSAISQLLNCKSEFNMSISCYDRIMKIVKNMLPESEKLPSDFYQSKKMLRKLGLEYTSIDVCENNCMLFYKKTENLIECTICGHPRYKLRRNDGGGRRKDVPYRRLRYLPITPRLQRLFMSSRTAELMSWHVKGGDSDEMVHPACGEAWKHFDRIHPSFSTEPRNVRLGLCTDGFNPFSQSARPYSCWPVFVTVYNLPPSICMKRPYIFLSLVISGPKSPGKSIDVLLRPLIDELKILWEVGVTTYDIFRKENFQMKAVLLWTINDFPAYGMLSGWSTHGKLACPYCMENSKTFTLQHGGKTSFFDCHRQFLPMDHAYRYQVDSFFNGRIETDPPPRRLSGEELKNRISALPNITFGLKAPKHTIPGFGKDHNWVKRSIFWELPYWHTLLIRHNLDVMHIVRNVFLNIFYTCMDVKGKTKDNVKARQDLELYCKRPKLRIQFVNGKLVKPPASYVLSKDQAMEVCEWVKGLRLPDGYASNISKCVNLDDYKFYGLKSHDCHVFMLRLLPIAFREVLPAPVWDALTELSCYFRDLCSTTLRVQDMEVLEKNIVVTLCKLEKIFPPAFFDSMEHLPVHLAYEAKVGGPVQYRWMYPFERLMHDIKQKVKNRASIEGSIVEAYIIEEISTFCSHYFEPSIQTRLNQVPRNEDEGEFDLVDRLSIFTHQGRPFGKPSARHLTTQEFNAAELYVLLNCVEVQPFGK; encoded by the exons ATGTCAGTTGATCGTAATTGGATGTACCACCGACTTAGTGAAAATGGTTATATAAGAGCTGAGTTCTGTGATGGAGTTAAAGGGTTCCTTGAGTTTGCATTTACTCAGTTAGAGTATTGTAGTGGTGATAAGATTAGATGCCCTTGTATAAGATGTGACAACCAGAAATTTCTTAACCGTGATACGGTCAATGTTCATCTGTTGAGAAAGGGGTTTACACCGGGATATTCAACATGGTTTGCACATGGGGAGTTACTTGGTGCAGTTGCTCCTGTAAGTACAAGTGCAGTAGAAGCATCCACATCAATGGATGTTGGTTGTGAACATGGTCAGCAATATAGAACCATGGTGATGGAAGCTATGGGTCCAGAAGAGGAACTTCATTTGAGAAGTGCATTTGAAGTTAATCATGAGGAAGAACCAAACAAGGatgctgcagatttttattctttgttgaaAGATGCAGAAGTACCTTTGTGGGAAGGGTGTAAAAAACACTCTAAGTTATCTGCTATTAGTCAATTATTAAATTGCAAGTCTGAATTTAATATGAGTATATCTTGCTATGAtcgaatcatgaaaatagtgaaGAATATGTTGCCGGAAAGTGAGAAGCTGCCCTCTGATTTCTATCAATCAAAGAAGATGCTTCGGAAGTTGGGGTTGGAGTATACAAGTATTGATGTTTGTGAGAATAATTGTATGCTATTCTATAAGAAAACAGAGAATTTGATTGAGTGTACTATTTGTGGTCATCCTCGTTATAAACTCAGAAGAAATGATGGTGGTGGTAGAAGAAAAGATGTTCCTTATAGAAGGTTGCGATATCTTCCAATAACACCAAGACTTCAGAGGCTTTTTATGTCAAGCAGAACGGCTGAACTCATGTCATGGCATGTGAAGGGAGGTGATTCAGATGAGATGGTGCATCCTGCTTGTGGGGAGGCTTGGAAGCACTTTGACCGCATTCATCCATCCTTTTCTACCGAGCCTCGTAATGTTAGACTTGGGTTATGTACGGATGGATTTAACCCCTTTAGCCAATCAGCTCGTCCTTATTCTTGTTGGCCAGTTTTCGTAACAGTTTACAATCTTCCACCATCAATATGTATGAAACGACCCTACATTTTTCTAAGTTTAGTCATTTCTGGACCTAAGAGCCCTGGCAAAAGTATTGATGTCTTGCTTAGGCCTTTGATTGATGAACTTAAAATATTATGGGAAGTAGGGGTCACCACTTATGACATCTTTAGAAAAGAGAATTTTCAAATGAAGGCAGTTTTATTATGGACTATCAatgattttcctgcatatgGCATGCTTTCAGGATGGAGTACGCATGGAAAGTTGGCCTGCCCgtattgtatggagaactcaaaAACATTTACACTACAACATGGTGGGAAGACTTCTTTTTTTGACTGCCATCGTCAATTCTTGCCCATGGACCATGCATACAGATACCAAGTTGATAGTTTCTTCAATGGTAGAATAGAGACAGACCCCCCACCTCGTCGACTGTCTGGTGAGGAGTTGAAAAATAGGATCTCTGCTTTGCCTAATATAACTTTTGGTTTGAAAGCTCCTAAGCACACCATTCCTGGATTCGGTAAAGATCATAATTGGGTGAAAAGGAGCATATTTTGGGAGTTGCCCTATTGGCATACACTACTTATTCGACATAATTTAGATGTCATGCATATTGTTCGGAATGTGTTTCTCAATATATTTTACACTTGTATGGATGTAAAAGGGAAGACTAAAGATAATGTGAAAGCAAGGCAAGATTTGGAGTTGTATTGCAAGCGTCCTAAGTTGAGGATTCAATTTGTTAATGGAAAGCTAGTTAAGCCTCCAGCTTCCTATGTATTGTCCAAAGACCAAGCAATGGAGGTCTGCGAGTGGGTGAAAGGGTTAAGACTGCCTGATGGATATGCTTCAAACATATCGAAGTGTGTTAACCTGGATGATTATAAGTTTTACGGGTTAAAAAGTCACGATTGTCATGTTTTCATGCTGAGATTGCTTCCAATTGCATTCCGTGAAGTATTGCCAGCACCAGTGTGGGATGCATTGACAGAATTAAGCTGTTACTTTAGAGATTTATGCAGCACAACTTTGCGTGTCCAAGATATGGAGGTTCTTGAGAAAAATATTGTGGTAACTCTCTGCAAACTTGAGAAGATATTCCCTCCTGCATTTTTTGACTCAATGGAGCACTTACCTGTTCATCTAGCTTATGAAGCTAAGGTTGGGGGGCCCGTGCAGTACAGATGGATGTACCCCTTTGAAAG GCTTATGCATGATATAAAGCAGAAGGTAAAGAATCGAGCATCGATTGAAGGTTCTATTGTCGAGGCTTACATCATAGAAGAAATATCAACTTTCTGTTCGCATTATTTTGAGCCTTCTATACAAACGAGGTTAAATCAAGTTCCCCGTAATGAAGATGAAGGGGAGTTTGATCTCGTGGATCGTCTATCCATTTTTACTCATCAAGGTCGACCTTTTGGAAAACCTTCTGCAAGGCATTTGACTACTCAGGAGTTTAATGCTGCTGAGTTATATGTTCTTCTTAATTGTGTGGAGGTTCAACCTTTTGGAAAGTAA
- the LOC103709106 gene encoding NAC domain-containing protein 2-like, with product MSNPATSLPPGFRFHPTDEELILHYLRNRAASFPCPVSIIAEVDIYKFDPWNLPAKALFGDREWYFFSPRDRKYPNGIRPNRAAASGYWKATGTDKPIISSKENKNIGVKKALVFYQGRPPKGLKTDWIMHEYRLAEAQNNNIYRPMKLRDSSMRLDDWVLCRIYKKSNHTLSMDPEQGEIAVEDVFMPGLTNTTPQNNPPSLPKSCSLTELFDNVDFSALSQLLENTPDMPSFQQDPVVHPSSNQPFINNGSSSNSSNVFIQQLSQTESPVMPAENALKRHRTVDSCLEHSSQLSRPSKRLIDSSIFTNFTSQFDSPQYNLIGHHFSNQQLLLNSNLNLR from the exons ATGTCGAACCCTGCGACATCGCTGCCGCCGGGTTTCCGGTTCCACCCGACCGACGAGGAGCTCATCCTCCACTACCTCAGGAACCGAGCAGCGTCTTTTCCATGCCCGGTTTCTATCATCGCGGAAGTCGATATCTACAAGTTTGATCCATGGAACCTCCCTG CCAAAGCTTTGTTTGGGGACCGAGAGTGGTACTTCTTTAGCCCGAGGGATCGCAAGTACCCGAACGGGATCCGGCCAAACAGGGCAGCTGCATCGGGGTACTGGAAGGCGACCGGGACTGATAAGCCGATCATTTCCAGCAAAGAGAATAAGAACATTGGGGTGAAGAAGGCCCTTGTGTTTTACCAGGGGAGACCTCCCAAGGGGTTGAAGACTGATTGGATCATGCATGAGTACCGACTCGCCGAAGCCCAGAACAATAATATTTACAGACCCATGAAGCTTAGAGACTCTTCCATGAGG TTGGATGACTGGGTCCTTTGCCGAATCTACAAGAAGAGCAACCACACCTTATCGATGGATCCTGAACAAGGGGAAATAGCTGTGGAGGATGTCTTCATGCCAGGCTTAACAAACACCACACCACAAAACAACCCTCCCAGTCTTCCCAAGTCTTGCTCTTTGACCGAGCTCTTCGACAATGTAGACTTCTCTGCACTATCTCAACTTCTGGAGAACACTCCTGATATGCCAAGTTTTCAACAAGATCCAGTTGTTCATCCAAGTTCAAATCAACCTTTCATCAacaacggcagcagcagcaattCCAGCAACGTTTTTATTcaacagctctcccaaacagAGTCCCCTGTTATGCCAGCTGAGAATGCTCTGAAACGCCACCGAACAGTCGACAGCTGCTTGGAACACAGCAGCCAACTTTCCCGCCCATCAAAGAGGCTTATTGATTCAAGCATTTTTACCAACTTCACCAGCCAGTTTGATAGCCCTCAATACAATTTGATAGGCCATCATTTCTCCAATCAGCAACTGCTATTGAACTCTAACCTGAACTTGCGGTGA